The following is a genomic window from Lysinibacillus sp. JNUCC-52.
GAAAAGAGATGGTGAATCTGGTGTTTCTCCGTTTCAAGCTTTTACAATTAGCGCGGCGTCGCGTGTAGGTACTGGTAATATTACAGGTGTTGCACTTGCTATCGGTGTTGGTGGTCCTGGTGCAGTATTTTGGATGTGGATTATTGCCATCCTCGGTATGGCTACAGCTTTTATTGAAAGTACACTCGCTCAAGTTTATAAAGTAAAAGACGGCGATACTTTTCGTGGTGGTCCTGCCTATTATATAGAAAAGGCATTAGGAAAACGTAAGTTAGGAATCGTTTTTAGTATTCTTTTAACATTGAGCTTTGGCTTTATTTTTAACGCTGTACAGTCAAATACGATTGCAACTTCTGTAGGTGAAGCATTTAATATTAGACCTGTTATTATTGGCATTCTATTAGTAGTGTTAACGGCCATGATCATTTTCGGTGGTGTACATAGAATTGTTAAATTTACACAAGTAATTGTACCTGTAATGGCCGTATTTTATTTACTCGTAGCACTATATGTCGTTGTAACAAATTTAGGTGAAATTCCAACAGTGTTCAAGCTTATTTTCTCTCAAGCATTTGGACTTCAGGAAGCCACTGGTGGTGCTATAGGTATAGCCATTATGCAAGGGGTTCGTAGAGGATTATTTTCTAATGAGGCTGGTATGGGTAGTGTGCCAAACGCAGCTGCAACAGCTAATACCTCACACCCCGCTAAACAAGGACTTGTGCAAAGTTTAGGCGTATTTTTTGATACAATTATGATTTGTTCAGCAACTGCCTTTATTATTATTTTGGCAGGCTTATATAAAACAGGTGAAAGTGATGGCATTATTCTAACGCAAAACTCATTAGCCGTGCACGTTGGCGATTGGGCACCTTATTTTATTGCAATTAGTATTATTTTCTTCGCATTCAGCTCCGTTATTGGTAATTATTATTACGGCGAATCAAATATTGAGTTTATCAATGCACATAAAGGCTGGATGACTCTATATCGCTTTTTAGTATTAGCCATGGTAATGTTCGGTTCAGTAGCTCAAGTACAACTTGTATGGAACTTAGCTGATTTATTTATGGGGCTAATGGCGCTAATCAATATTACGGTTATTATGATTCTCGGTAAAATCGCTTTCCGAGTTTTAGATGATTTTACGCAACAACGTAAAAAAGGAAAAAACCCTGTCTTTTACGCAAAGTCTATCCCAGGATTGAAAAATACAGATTGCTGGGAAGATGATCGAAAATAAAAGAAACGCCATCCATCAAGTTAAACTTGGTGGATGGCTTTTTAAATGCCATTTTATGTGCCCATTTTATGTGCCTGTCACCTAAACAATTCTTAATTTTCTATCAATAATAATTTTGCCAGTTGAGCTATCCCTTTTTTATCATTGCTTCTGTGAATGCCTGCGATTGCCCTCTTGGAATACTCAATGTATTCCACTCATTTCCTTTTATTTGCTTACCTACGTAGACAATTTGTCCGACATGCGAAGCATAATGTGCCATCTGTCTTTCAATAGCATCTATCACTGTATGCTGCTGTCCTCTTATTGTGACGTTGGCCAACAAATCTTCTGTTGTTAAACTCTGTAAAGCATTCAAAAATACTTGCCAGCCCTTTTCCCAAATCGCTATTAACTCTTTTTTAGTATCAATGCTATCAATAAATTCATCATCACGATTCCTTGTCGTTTTCTCGCCATCAGTTAATAAAAAGTCAGTCCATCTTGAAATCATGTTTCCACTAACATGTTTGACAATGACCGCAATACTATTTGACTCCTCATTGAAAGCCCAATGCAATTGCTCAATGTCTAATTGTGCAATTGTTTTATCACCATCCGCCTTAACAGATTTAAATCTCTCTAGAACAACGTGTAAATATGTTTCACCCATGCTCATACAAAACTACCTCCCCTTATTTGTAGCTGGTGCAATCATATTATAACAAGTGCCTGTCACCCAAACAATTTTGAAAATTGCCAATTTTTTCGGTGTCAGGCACTGTAACGTACTCGTTGCTACAGTTTCCCTTTAATGACGCGTCTGTAAATTTAAACGCTTCTCCATTCTATTGAAAATAAACGTAAATGCTAAAACTAATATTAAATAGAAGGCACCTGTCACCATATATGTTTCTAATGGACGATAGTTTGCACCTGCAATGGCTAATGTCGTACTCCATAAATCCGACATCCCAATATAAGCAACTAGTGCCGATTCCTTCAGTAATATAATGAATTGATTGCCTAATGGCGGAATTGCTCTTCGCATAGCCTGAGGTAAAATAACTCGACGCATCCCCAATGTTTGAGACATCCCCAATGAACGAGCCGCTTCCATTTGACCAAGATCGATTGACTGAATTGCGCCTCGAAAAATTTCAGAAATATACGCACCGTTATGGACAGCTAAAGCCAAGACACCCGCCCAAAAGGAAGGCAGCGTAAGGAACGAAGAAATACCAAAATATAATATAAAAATTTGAACAATCATCGGTGTACCACGGATTATCGCTAAATACACTGCCGCAAAATATTTCAGTACTTTTATTTTAGACATATTAAAAAAGGCGATAATTAACCCGACGATACTACCTAATACTAATGAACAAACCGTTACTGAAAGTGTTACCCATAGCGCATCAAAAAGCATTCTATAATTCGATTGAAAAATTTCTAACATCTATTCACCCACTCTGTTGTCTTCATTGTTGTAAGGAAACGGAGGAAAGTTTCCCCCGTTGCTCATTTACTAACTCTTTCGTCCATTAAGTTAAAACCAAACCACTTTTCACTGATTTTTGCATATGTTCCATCCGCAATAAGTTGTGCTAACGCTATATTTAGCTTTTCTTTTAATTCCTCATTGTTTTTATTCACAGCAATTGCTTGCTCATTCACTGCTAATAAATCTCCAACAGCTTTCACTGGTATTTTCGCTTCATCAATAGCAAGCTGCGCAAAAATATTATCTGCCACAACTGCATCTAAACGACCTGTTTTAATATCCATCAATGCTGCCACATCCCCTTGTGGATACGTAATGACATTTTCTTTGGCCGTTAATTTTAACGCATCCGTTTCATAATTTGTAGCGGGCACGGCACCAATTACTTTGCCCTCTGCATCTGCTCCTGATTTAATGCTCGTATTATTTTCAGCTACAAACAGTTGTGAGCCTGAACGATAGTAAGTGTCCGTAAAGCTAACAACCTTTAAACGCTCCTCCGTGACGGTCATACTGCCTAAAATCGCATCAAATTTATCATCTAGTAGACCTTGAATAATTGATTCGAATGGGAAAGTCATCGGGACAGGTTTCATGCCCATTTTTTCAGCTAAAGCTTCTCCAAGTTCTACGTCAAATCCAACTAACTCGCCATTCTCTTTATAATTAAATGGCTTATATATTCCACTCATGGCATAAACAAATTCCTCTTGTTCAGTGCCTGACGATGCCGCTTTTTTTGAATCTTCATTTGAACTACAACCAACTAAAAGTCCTACCCCTAATGTTAAGGTTGCTAATAATGCTTTAAGCTTGAATTGCTTCATGTTTATTACCCCCCATGTGTAAAATTCTGTTTAAAAATTGTTTTGTTCGTTCATTTTTTGGGTTATCGAAGAAAGTGTCAGGATGACCTTCTTCTAAAATTTGTCCACCTTCTAAAAAGACGATATGATTTCCAACTTCACGCGCAAAGCCCATTTCATGCGTCACAATAACCATCGTCATGCCGTCATTAGCAAGTTGCTTCATAACTTGTAATACTTCCCCAACTAACTCTGGATCTAATGCAGAGGTTGGTTCATCAAATAACATCACTTTTGGCTCCATCGCCAATGCACGTGCAATAGCTACTCGCTGCTTTTGACCGCCCGATAAACTATCAGGGTACATTGTCGCTTTATCTCGTAACCCTACTTTTTCAAGTAAATCATATGCATAAGCAGTTGCTGTTTCTTTTGACTGCTTTTTTACAAAGATGGGTGCTTCGATGATGTTTTCAAGAACTGTCCGATGAGGGAAAAGATTAAAATGCTGGAACACCATACCTACCTCAGCTCGAACTTTATTTAAATCCGTTTTAGTCGCATGTATGGCTTGTCCTTCTATACAGATATGGCCTTCGTCATATAACTCTAAGAAATTTAAACAACGTAACAGAGTGCTTTTTCCTGAACCACTCGCGCCAATTAATACAACAACATCCCCTTGCTGTATTTGTAAATCTACTCCTTTTAAAACTTGTAAAGAGCCAAAGGATTTTTTTAAATTGTTGACTTGAATCATTGCTATCATCCTTCCTGCAAAATCGATATCATTTGCTTTTTCATCGGTATTACTCAACTTTTATTTTCCATTATATATTTGGACATTTTTCTACTTAATTAAAGACTCCCCCTCGTTCATTATCCCCTTGCACATTTCGTCACATATCAATTATCTGAAATTACTAAATTGCTAAATAATTAATACACTTTTAATTAAACAGTAATAATATTGTTGAAAAAAGGGCTTTTATTAGACATAATAGTATCTTTTTTTAATATGTTAGTCCCTTACACTTGTTTAAAGTATCAATTTTCAACATTTTAGATTCATAAACTTACTAAATAGAGTATGATAAAATGTAAATATTTTAATATTTCTAATTATTTTAAAGGTGATGATGTACTATGTATAAATTATTAATTGCTGACGATGAATTTGAAATTCGGAATGGCTTAAGCAGTTATTTTCCATGGGAAGAAATTGGTTTTGAAATAGTTGGTGTTGTTGAGAACGGGATAGAGGCTTTAACTTTTATTTCAAATCATCATGTTGACGTGTTACTTACAGATATACGGATGCCAGAACTAACAGGTATTGAAATTGCGCAACAACTCGATGAACAAAAATCGCCAATACATGTCGTTTTTTTAAGTGGCTATAAAGATTTTGATTATGCACAGCAAGCTATCCAATACGGTGTAAAAAACTATATAACGAAACCGACAAAATACAGTGAGCTTGTGACAGTTTTTACAAAAATTAAAGCACAGCTCGACGAAAAATATGTAACATATAAAACAGACTTTAATCATGATAAGGTCATTGAAACGATATTTAATTATGTGAACGAGCATTATCAACATGCTTCTCTTGAAGGCGCGTCACAGCTTGTTCATTTAAATCCAGTCTACATAAGTAAATATTTCAAGGAAAAAACAGGCCGCAATTTCTCAGATTTTGTCGTCGAAGTCAAAATGGAAAAGGCAGCAATCTTTTTAAAAAATCCTGACTATAAAATTTACGAAATTAGTGAATTGACAGGATATAGCAATGCTAAAAATTTCACTCGTACATTCCGAAAATATTTTGGTAAAACACCTCGTGAATACCGAAACGAGGAGTGTGGTCTTCACATTGACTAATCATTACATACGTACCTATTTTTTAAAAAATTTAATTAGCCTATTAATCCCAATGCTTATTCCACTTATTGTATTAGGCGCATTATCCATTTTTTTAATTCAACAATATGTATTACAGGATATTATTGATCGCAATACAGATCTTTTAACGCAAACAAAGGAAAATATCGAGCTTATCTTTTATGAGCTCGATTCGTTAAACAGCTATATTATTTCAAGTACAAATCAATTCGATAACTTGCAGCAGCTTATGGATAAGCCATCACTTACCCACCAGGACTATACGGACCTTGTCACATTAAAAAATTTTATTGATGCACCAAAAGAGGCTAGAGAATATATTCATTCGATATACATCTATGTAAAGAACGACTCTGGAAAGTATTTATCGACAACTACAACTGGTTTAGTCGAATTACGAAATACACTTGATTTTAATTGGTATCATAGCTTTGTAACGCATCTTGGCTATGAGGAAACTTGGGCTGAATCAAGAACTATTAAACGTATAACGAATAACCAAATGGATACACCTTTAAATATTATTACGATGTATCGCACTATCCCTAAAAATAATGGTGTGCTTGTCTTAAATATTAAAGCAGACTATTTGCAGCAACAGCTCGCATCACTATCAACAACAGTAGGACGCAATTTAGTCATTGTGGACAACAAAAATAATATTATTTTTAACGAACAAAATTATGAACTAGGCAACCGAATCATCCAAAGGCTGACATCTAATCCCAATGCATTTTTTGATATGACAATTGATGGAAAGCCATACGTCATCTCTAAAATGGAGTCATCAAAATATGACTGGACATTTTTATCGATCAATCCTAAAACGAGTCTTTACCAAGTGCCAAAGAAACTGTTAAAGCTTGTTTTATTTCTTTCAGCAATTTGCATCATCGGAAGTGTTATTTATGCCTTTTGGATAACGCGAAAAGCAACAGTCCATATGCGAAAGATATTAGCAATTTTTCAATCTGCTGAACAGGGCGGTGTATTACCTGACATTTCAATCCCTGTTAATGATGTGTATAGTCTCATTACACATAAAGTTTTACTCAATTTTACGGAGCAGAATACATTGAAACGAAAGCTAGCGGAGAAAAAATACAAGGAGCAAACGTTAGAGCTAGCCGCCCTCCAATCACAACTGAATCCGCATTTTTTATTTAATACTTTAGAAACATTAAATTGGCGTGCCATCTCATTAACGGGAAAACCAAATGAGTTAAATGATATGATTGATAATTTAGCGACAATTCTCCGCTACTCACTTGACGATGAATCAAGTATGGTCCCTATAATGGAGGAAATTAAATACACGAAGCACTATATTGATATTTTGAAAGCACGTCATCAAAATCAATTTCACGTTCTATGGGAATATGATGATGATATTATGCCATTCAAAGTGAAAAAGTTGACGATACAGCCATTAATTGAAAACGCCATTGAGCACGGGAAACATAAAAAGCTTCTTTGTCATATTAAAATTAAATTGACCGTTCAGGCTGATTCGATGATATTAGCCGTTATCGATAATGGAAAAGGGATGGAACGAAGTCAGCTACAATTAGTACGTGAGCGTCTTCAGCAAAATGAGCAATACAGTCATATTGGGTTAAGTAATACACATAAGCGCCTTCTTGTCGCCTTCGGAGATCATGGGGGACTTACTATTCTAAGTAAAAAAGGTTGGGGAACGGTCGTTAAGATGAAGATTCCATTGAAAATATAATAAGGTGTGCAATAAAAAGCTAGTGCTATACCCGCACTAGCTTTCTTTTTATAAGTTTTCATCTATATATGTTTCTAAATCGCCCACGATAGTATCGATTGGTACATCTGCTGCGTCCTTCGCATAGCCGTCATATTGTTTTACGAGGATACCATCTTTATCGACTAAGAAAAATTGGATACCGTGGATAACTTGATCTGAATTTGGGTCATCCTTTACGAGTAATTTTGTGGATTTTACGGCAAATTGCTCAATATATGACTGAGAATACCCCGTAAGAAGATTCCATTTTGATTCGTCAGGCACTGTATATCTTGCTAAATAGTCAGCGAGCACTTCAGGTGTATCAACTTCAGGATCTACTGAAAAAGCGACAAGATTGTAATCCTCTATTCCTTTTTTCATGAGCTTTTCTTGTATTTGGGTCATGTTAAACGTCATTGGTGGACAAACTGAATTACAATTCGTGAAAATATACATGCCTAACCAAGGTTTGCCTTTTAAACTTTCAAGTGACACATTTTCTCCACGCTGATTGACATGGTCAAAATCTTGTATTTCATAACTATAATCAGCTTTAAACTTCACATTTCCACATGCACTCAGTACTGTAACTAACGCTAATAGTAACACTAATCCTATTACCTTATTTTTCATCTTCACACACTCCCTACCAACATTACCCCCATCTTATCGAATGGTGTAAGCGTTGACAACTACCTGACGTGACAGCTTTCTTACATCTTTGTGAAATCATCTTTCTTTAATCGAAACAAGCACATCATGTATTGCATCCAGCTTTACTTCAACGCGATGTAATAAATAAAACGATATAAGTATTGGAAAGCCAATATTGGAGACCATATTCAGCCATTGTTCCATAGTGCTTTCTCCTTTCGATATTTTGTTCCCTTTTTAAAAATGGTCTTTGCAGCTTAGTGCAAAGACCATTTCAATCATTATTTCATGCCTAGTTCAAATTCTGAAACTTGACGATCAATGAGCCGAGCTCCCTTTATCCTCACAAAAGCACCAGCTTGTCCACCAAATACATTGTTCGTAATAATCGTTTGCATTACTTGTTGAATTTCAGTAGGTGTAACATTTGGTTTCGGTGCATCAATTGCAATCGACGCCGTCTTCCCCGTCTCTGTTTCAAATAGTAACTCTAATACTTTTGCCAATGTAATCCCTCCTTATGTTTTCTGTTATTACGATAATTCTGTAGTTTCTTGCTTCAAAATACCTTCGAGTGGCTGTGAGGAAAGACTCGCAATTGCTTTCGCTACCGCTACGAATGCTTCTGTAGTATGCGTCCCATTGACATTACGGTATGTTTTGATTGCGAACTTTGGCTCATTTTTTTCATTGTGGCCCGCCATATACTTTAGACGAAGTGTTGCACCTAAAAAATTCGTTTTTTGCATCAGTAACACCCCCTTTCTGCACACTATATACGCCTATTTCATGTGTGAAGGGACATTAATTAGAAATTTGTTTTTGAAACAAGCAGCAGTTTACGACCACAAAATAAACAAGCGTGAAAAATACACCTATAAAAAAGCCGTCCGACTATCCGAACGACTTAAAAATATATTATTTGTTTCTTTAGAGTAAGAAGTTTCCGTAGGTCCTAACTCATGTAGCCATTCAAAGCAAATCGAGTAATCCGTTTGGCACTAAAGTTATTTTATTATTTGTAAAATCACTAATTGCCTTCCATAGCAATTTGAACGTTGAACCATTATCTTCTTTTCCAAAAAAAGAAGGGTTTGCATAAAAGGACTTATCTACAAATTCAGCATCATATACAAATACTACTTCGTGCCCAAGGTCACCGTTATATGTAAATATGTTTTCAATTGTTCCTATATAGTTTAGATTCTGAATATTTGCCTCTATTTCTTCACGTACTTCTCTTTGTATTGCTTCCGCACTTGTCTCACCAAATTCAATTTTTCCACCAATTGGCCGATAATAAAATTCCCCTTTTACTTCATCGAAACCTTCGGCGACAAGTATTAAATCGTCATTTCTAAATAGACAAATAGCTTTTGTTATAATTTGCTCAGCCCTCATTCTATTCCTCCAAACGCCACCTTTATTGAATACTCCTTTTTAATACCAACTAGGTACTGCTCATCACGAAGTTGTCTTATTTATTTTCTCAGATATAATATGGCAAATTATAATCGTAGCTGTAAAAATAAAGGTATGCATCAATGCTTCAAGAAAGGGATATTTATATTTAAATAATTGTATGACTAGCATTAAAATAAAAGCTAAACTATAAAAACTATAAAAAAATGTTCTTTTCAAATAAATTTCCCACTTCCTTTATCCTTCATTTTAAAGATAGAGATTATCTGACTTCCCACATTATTCCGCACTAGTTAAGTTTTTCGTTTCTGTCACGCTTAAATTATACTTTTTAAACCTTCTTGCAATATAGGCTTGGGTGACGCCTAGTTTAGCAGCTGTTTTTCTTGTACTTTGAAGTTGATTATACGTTTTTTCAATGATTTCTTTTTCAATATGATTAAGGTATTCCGTTAATGTTTGACCTTCAGGTAATGTATCCAGCAAATTAGCTGTCTCTTCACGACGAAAGTCACTCGGAAGATCCTGTTCATTCATTACTTGATTAGGCGCTGTTATGACCAATCGTTCCAATAGATTTTCTAATTCTCTAATATTTCCAGGCCAATCATAGTTATATAAAATATTAGTTAGTTTACCTGATAGATTACGGTCTTTTTGATATTTATTATTATATTTTTTCAGGAAGAAGTCCAAAAGAGGGACGATATCTTCCCTGCGTTCCCTTAAAGGAGGGATTGTTAATGGCAAAATATTTAAGCGGTAATATAAATCAGCCCGAAATTGTCCAGCTTTTGTCATTTCTAAAAGATTAGCATTTGAGCCAGCAATCACTCGAACGTCTGCTTGATGGACTTGTGTATCACCAATCGGTGTATACGTTTTATTTTGAAGGAACAAAAGTAATTTAGATTGTATTTGCAATGGGAGTTCACTAATTTCGTCAAGAAATAATATGCCATTTTCTGCTGCAGCGATTAGCCCTATTTTCCCGTTATTATTGGCTCCTGTAAATGCACCTTTCTTATAGCCGAAAAGCTCTGATTCAATTAAAGACTCAGGAATTGCACCACAATTCAAGTGTACAAAAGGCTTATCGCTGCGGTTACTCAATTGATGCATTTTTTGGGCAAAAGCACTCTTCCCTACGCCAGTTTCCCCTGTAATTAAAACAGTCGTATCCACATCTGCCACTTTCTCAAGCCATTCAAGAGCTGTGTGAAAAGCTTTACTTTTTCCAACAAATGATTCTAGCTCTTGCTCTTTATTTTGATGCCTGATCATTTCCCGAATTTGGTTTTTATAACGTTGTAAAAGATCTTCTGCCTTTTCCAATTCCATATTCATATTAAATGCTTCACTTAACGTGCGAGCATGGGTAACAATAAATTCTATTTCACCATTTTCGTCAGTAATATAATCCCCCGATACTAGTAGTTTCTGGTTGTTCTTTATAACTTGCACTGTGTTGACAAACTGCTTATTCTTCAATACTAGACGGGCAATGGAAGGTGAAAATAATCCCCTTTTTTCCATATCAAATACACTCTGATTGATTAAGTCCACTTCATCCACATCAAACAGTCCCCGCTTCGCAGCATCATTTACCCAAATAACGGTTCCATTTTTATCAAGTACCCAAATACCGTCCTTTATAGTGTTCATAATATCTAAAAAAAATTGATTCTTTTCATCTTGAAAAAGAGCTAATTTATCCATTCCAATCACCAAATTCTCTATTTATTACATTCAATTCTATCAAAATTTTTTAAATAATCTATCAAAACGAGCCGCTCCATAATTTTTTATCAATATAATCATCCTTATTTACTTGCCAATATAGATGTTTCACTACATTTTGATTCGGAAACGACTCATTTTGAATCTCTTTTTAAACATACAATCGCATTTGATGATGATGCGTTATACAAAATTGAATCGAAAACGATTCAGTGATTTTAAATCAAAGCATTAATTCGTCAAATTACTTATTGAAAACACTGATTTATCAACGTTTTCGAATTGGCATGCTTTTTGCATATTACTAAGCTGTCCCCAAATATAGAGATAGGAAAAGGAGAGCAATATGAAATATTTACTTAATAAAACGATTAAAGACATTAAAATTTCGGCCATACGCGAAATTGGAAACAAGGTGGCAAATGACCCGTCGATTATTAATCTGACAATTGGACAGCCAGATTTTGTCACACCACACTCTATTTTAGAAGCAGGAAAACAGGCCATTGATGCACATAAAACTGGTTATACACATAACGCAGGTGTACTTGAGCTTCGACAGGCTGCTGCTAACTTTGTCCAAAGACGCTATAGCCTAAATTACAATCCAGAAGATGAGATTTTAATTACAATGGGTGCAAGTGAAGCGTTAGATATTGCCTTTCGTACAATTTTAGAGCCTGGTGATGAAGTCATTTTACCAGCACCAATTTATCCTGGTTATGAGCCACTTATTCGTTTGTGCTACGCAACACCTGTATTTGTTGATACACGGAAAAATAATTGTAAAATCTCAGCAAAATTAATCGAAGAAAACATAACAGAAAAAACAAAATGTGTTGTTTTACCGTATCCATCAAACCCTACAGGTACTATGCTAGAGGCTCGTGAATTAGAAGAAATAGCAAATCTATTAAAGGGTAAAGATATTTTTATTATTTCAGATGAAATATATAGTGAGCTAACGTATGGATTGAAACATACGTCAATTGCTTCATTCCCAGCAATGAAAGAGCAATGTATTGTCATCAACGGTTTATCGAAGTCCCATGCTATGACAGGCTGGCGAATCGGCTACACATTAGCCCCTGCATATATAACAGAAGAGATGTTTAAAGTTCATGCCTTCAACTGTGTATGTGCAAATTCAGTTAGTCAATATGCTGCGATCAATGCATTAAATGACGATTTACCAGAAGTCGAAGAAATGCGCCAACAATATGAAAAACGACGGAATTTTATTTTTCAACGTATTACAGACATGGGCTTAGAAGCAATTGAACCAGATGGTG
Proteins encoded in this region:
- a CDS encoding sigma-54 interaction domain-containing protein, whose amino-acid sequence is MDKLALFQDEKNQFFLDIMNTIKDGIWVLDKNGTVIWVNDAAKRGLFDVDEVDLINQSVFDMEKRGLFSPSIARLVLKNKQFVNTVQVIKNNQKLLVSGDYITDENGEIEFIVTHARTLSEAFNMNMELEKAEDLLQRYKNQIREMIRHQNKEQELESFVGKSKAFHTALEWLEKVADVDTTVLITGETGVGKSAFAQKMHQLSNRSDKPFVHLNCGAIPESLIESELFGYKKGAFTGANNNGKIGLIAAAENGILFLDEISELPLQIQSKLLLFLQNKTYTPIGDTQVHQADVRVIAGSNANLLEMTKAGQFRADLYYRLNILPLTIPPLRERREDIVPLLDFFLKKYNNKYQKDRNLSGKLTNILYNYDWPGNIRELENLLERLVITAPNQVMNEQDLPSDFRREETANLLDTLPEGQTLTEYLNHIEKEIIEKTYNQLQSTRKTAAKLGVTQAYIARRFKKYNLSVTETKNLTSAE
- a CDS encoding aminotransferase A encodes the protein MKYLLNKTIKDIKISAIREIGNKVANDPSIINLTIGQPDFVTPHSILEAGKQAIDAHKTGYTHNAGVLELRQAAANFVQRRYSLNYNPEDEILITMGASEALDIAFRTILEPGDEVILPAPIYPGYEPLIRLCYATPVFVDTRKNNCKISAKLIEENITEKTKCVVLPYPSNPTGTMLEARELEEIANLLKGKDIFIISDEIYSELTYGLKHTSIASFPAMKEQCIVINGLSKSHAMTGWRIGYTLAPAYITEEMFKVHAFNCVCANSVSQYAAINALNDDLPEVEEMRQQYEKRRNFIFQRITDMGLEAIEPDGAFYLFVSIEKTGLSSNDFVHQLVEKEKVAVIPGYGFSEYGEGYIRISYACSMQLLEEGLKRIQQFVHPLLEKALEEVD